A window from bacterium encodes these proteins:
- the dat gene encoding D-amino-acid transaminase, protein MSELAYVNGRFLPIDEATVSIDDRGYQFGDGVYEVVYAFDRRPFLLDEHLARLAQSLDGLRIRGVAIDDMRRVIEDLARRGDPRRSKIYLSITRGVAPRNHIFPVDLIPTVVATVRPAGEPPAGALSEGISAITARDIRWGRCDLKTLNLLGNVIARQAAEEAGAQEAILVSDDGLVREGSSANVFLVMSGAVKTHPCDAHILPGITRNLVVRLARENGIEVREEAPPREDLFAADEIFVTGTVAELAAVTRLDGRRIGDGKPGPMTLRLRRLYDEYVQQFVARAANR, encoded by the coding sequence ATGAGCGAACTGGCGTACGTCAACGGCAGGTTCCTGCCCATCGACGAAGCGACCGTTTCCATCGACGACCGCGGATATCAGTTCGGCGACGGCGTTTACGAAGTCGTCTACGCCTTTGACCGCCGGCCGTTTCTGCTCGATGAGCATCTGGCGCGCCTTGCGCAGAGCCTCGACGGGCTTCGCATCCGTGGCGTCGCGATCGACGACATGCGGCGCGTCATCGAGGACCTGGCGCGGCGGGGCGATCCGCGCCGTTCGAAAATCTACCTGTCGATCACGCGCGGCGTCGCGCCCCGAAACCACATCTTTCCGGTCGATCTGATTCCCACGGTCGTTGCCACGGTCCGTCCGGCGGGCGAGCCACCGGCCGGCGCGCTTTCCGAGGGCATTTCGGCCATCACCGCGCGCGACATCCGCTGGGGCCGCTGCGATCTGAAAACCCTGAACCTGCTCGGCAACGTCATCGCGCGACAAGCGGCGGAAGAAGCCGGCGCCCAGGAGGCGATCCTCGTTTCGGATGACGGCCTGGTGCGCGAGGGGTCGAGCGCGAATGTCTTTCTGGTCATGTCCGGCGCCGTCAAGACGCATCCGTGCGACGCGCACATCCTGCCCGGCATCACGCGCAACCTCGTCGTGCGGCTCGCGCGCGAAAACGGCATCGAGGTTCGCGAGGAGGCGCCGCCGCGCGAGGATCTTTTCGCGGCGGACGAAATCTTCGTGACCGGCACCGTGGCCGAGCTTGCCGCGGTGACAAGGCTCGATGGGCGGCGGATCGGCGATGGCAAACCCGGGCCGATGACGCTACGTTTGCGTCGGCTTTACGACGAGTACGTTCAACAGTTCGTCGCGCGCGCGGCGAACCGATAA
- the pyrR gene encoding bifunctional pyr operon transcriptional regulator/uracil phosphoribosyltransferase PyrR yields MGNAGQIAMDAARVERTLRRMASQIVEQCGDDPDRLVLLAIPAGGVPVTARLAAEIARETGRAIATGVLDITLYRDDLSFSKKPRLAETRLDFDLHGKNVVLVDDVLFTGRTIRAALDALLEYGRPAVVRAAVLVDRGHRELPIRADFVGVWLDTVRDDDVTVTVGETPAADDLVEITPHKEAAK; encoded by the coding sequence ATGGGGAACGCCGGCCAGATCGCGATGGACGCCGCGCGCGTGGAACGCACGCTGCGGCGCATGGCGAGCCAGATCGTCGAGCAATGCGGCGACGATCCGGATCGCCTCGTCCTGCTCGCGATCCCGGCCGGCGGCGTCCCGGTCACCGCGCGCCTTGCCGCCGAGATCGCGCGCGAGACGGGACGCGCGATCGCGACCGGCGTTCTCGACATCACCCTGTATCGCGACGACCTTTCGTTTTCCAAAAAGCCGCGCCTCGCCGAGACGCGGCTCGATTTCGACCTGCACGGAAAAAACGTCGTGCTCGTGGACGATGTGCTGTTCACCGGGCGTACGATCCGCGCGGCGCTCGACGCCCTTCTGGAATACGGCCGCCCGGCGGTCGTGCGCGCGGCGGTGCTCGTCGATCGCGGCCATCGCGAACTGCCGATCCGCGCCGATTTCGTCGGCGTGTGGCTCGATACGGTGCGCGACGATGATGTGACGGTAACCGTCGGCGAGACGCCGGCCGCGGACGATCTCGTCGAGATCACGCCCCACAAGGAGGCGGCGAAATGA
- a CDS encoding dihydroorotase — MKTIIRGGRVIDPVRDIDGVRDVIIDDDGRLAGVEPAADSPRDVEVIDATGFLVLPGLIDLHVHLREPGFEQKETIATGARAAVAGGFTAVCCMANTNPVNDHVSVTRLILDRAREANLARVYPLGAVTRGLAGEVLAEMGELRDAGCVGFSDDGRCVMVSSVMRNALVYARTFDVPIAVHAIDETLAGRAVMHEGEHSMRLGLSGVPSAAEDFMVARDCVLARHAGARLHVQHVSTKGAVEIIRVAKGYGVRVTAEGTPHHFTLIDEDVGDYDTYFKMAPPLRSAEDREAVIEGLADGTLDAIATDHAPHESLVKDCEFENAANGIIGLETALPLSWDLVRAGRLSVRRCVELLTSGPARAFDLPYGLTKGAPADITIFDPDARYVFTADRIRSLSRNTPFVGRDMVGEVVRTIVGGRTVFTR, encoded by the coding sequence ATGAAGACAATCATCCGGGGCGGGCGGGTCATCGACCCGGTCCGCGACATCGACGGCGTGCGCGATGTCATTATCGACGACGACGGAAGACTGGCCGGCGTCGAGCCGGCGGCCGATTCGCCGCGAGACGTCGAGGTCATCGACGCGACCGGCTTCCTCGTGTTGCCGGGACTCATCGATCTGCATGTGCATCTGCGCGAGCCGGGATTCGAACAAAAAGAGACGATCGCCACCGGCGCGCGCGCCGCGGTGGCCGGCGGTTTCACGGCTGTGTGCTGCATGGCGAACACGAATCCCGTCAACGACCATGTCTCGGTCACACGGCTGATTCTCGATCGCGCGCGCGAGGCGAATCTGGCGCGCGTGTATCCCCTGGGCGCGGTGACGCGGGGGCTTGCCGGCGAGGTTCTCGCCGAGATGGGCGAGTTGCGCGACGCGGGCTGCGTCGGATTCTCCGACGACGGCCGGTGCGTGATGGTAAGCAGCGTCATGCGCAACGCGCTTGTCTACGCGCGCACCTTCGACGTGCCGATCGCCGTGCACGCGATCGACGAGACGCTCGCCGGCCGCGCGGTCATGCACGAAGGCGAGCATTCCATGCGCCTCGGTCTTTCCGGCGTGCCGTCCGCGGCGGAGGATTTCATGGTCGCGCGCGATTGCGTGCTCGCGCGGCACGCGGGCGCGCGCCTGCACGTGCAGCACGTATCGACCAAGGGCGCCGTCGAGATCATTCGCGTCGCCAAGGGATACGGCGTGCGCGTCACGGCGGAGGGTACGCCGCATCACTTCACGCTGATCGACGAGGACGTGGGCGATTACGACACGTACTTCAAGATGGCGCCGCCGCTGCGTAGCGCCGAGGATCGCGAAGCGGTCATCGAAGGCCTGGCCGACGGGACGCTCGATGCCATCGCCACCGACCACGCACCGCACGAGAGCCTCGTGAAGGACTGCGAGTTCGAAAACGCGGCCAACGGGATCATCGGCCTGGAGACGGCGCTGCCGTTGTCGTGGGATCTCGTTCGCGCGGGCCGGCTCTCCGTGCGACGTTGCGTCGAATTGCTGACAAGCGGCCCGGCGCGCGCGTTCGATCTGCCGTACGGGCTGACCAAGGGCGCCCCCGCGGACATCACGATCTTCGATCCGGACGCGCGGTATGTCTTCACCGCGGATCGTATCCGTAGCCTTTCCAGGAACACGCCATTTGTCGGCCGCGACATGGTAGGCGAAGTCGTTCGGACGATTGTCGGCGGACGGACCGTTTTTACCCGATGA
- a CDS encoding peptidylprolyl isomerase — translation MRRLPLLAILGVFMMMSATEASAATYAIFHTNQGKFTVKLFEDKAPKTVANFVGLATGAKEYTEPKSGAKKKGNFYDGLIFHRVIPDFMIQGGDPLGTGTGGPGYKFEDEFDKSLSFNKKGLLAMANAGPNTNGSQFFITVKETPWLTGKHTIFGEVTEGYDVVEKISRVKTGSMDRPAEPVVIEKLEIKKD, via the coding sequence ATGCGCCGGTTACCACTCTTAGCCATCTTGGGGGTCTTTATGATGATGTCCGCGACCGAGGCGAGCGCGGCGACGTACGCGATTTTCCACACCAACCAGGGCAAATTCACCGTCAAACTTTTCGAGGACAAGGCGCCGAAGACGGTCGCGAATTTCGTCGGCCTGGCGACGGGCGCGAAGGAGTACACGGAGCCGAAATCGGGCGCCAAGAAGAAGGGCAACTTCTACGACGGCCTGATCTTCCACCGCGTCATCCCCGATTTCATGATCCAGGGCGGCGATCCGCTGGGGACCGGCACGGGCGGCCCGGGCTACAAGTTCGAGGACGAGTTTGACAAGTCGCTCTCGTTCAACAAGAAGGGCCTTCTCGCGATGGCGAACGCCGGCCCGAACACCAACGGCAGCCAGTTCTTCATCACGGTGAAGGAAACGCCGTGGCTCACCGGCAAGCACACGATCTTCGGCGAAGTGACCGAGGGTTACGACGTCGTCGAGAAGATCTCCCGGGTCAAGACGGGCTCGATGGATCGTCCGGCCGAGCCGGTCGTCATCGAAAAGCTCGAGATCAAGAAGGACTAG
- a CDS encoding aspartate carbamoyltransferase catalytic subunit — MIWRRKDVVGLADLSVEEITTILDTANSFKEVNQRERKKVPTLRGKTVVNLFYEPSTRTRTSFEIAAKRLSADTVNFSASSSSIGKGETLLDTVRNIEAMHPAIIVVRHPNAGTPHLLARRVKIGVINAGDGAHEHPSQALLDMLMIRDVKGRIDGLTVAIVGDIVHSRVARSNIIGLTRMGAKVRVAGPATLLPAEIERYGVESYYNMDEAIEGADVIMMLRIQLERQRDALFPSKREYARFFGLNNERLARAKPDAIIMHPGPMNRGVEIASEVADSTRSKILDQVSNGVAIRMALLYLLAGPYGDDGEVA, encoded by the coding sequence ATGATCTGGCGGCGCAAGGATGTCGTCGGCCTCGCCGATCTGTCCGTCGAGGAAATCACGACGATCCTCGATACGGCGAACTCGTTCAAGGAGGTCAACCAGCGGGAGCGCAAGAAAGTGCCCACGCTGCGCGGCAAGACCGTCGTCAACCTGTTTTACGAGCCCTCCACGCGCACGCGTACGAGCTTTGAAATCGCGGCGAAACGCCTGTCGGCGGACACCGTGAATTTTTCCGCCAGCTCAAGCTCGATCGGCAAGGGCGAAACGCTCCTCGACACCGTGCGCAACATCGAGGCGATGCACCCGGCGATCATCGTGGTGCGTCACCCGAACGCGGGCACGCCGCATCTTCTGGCGCGCCGCGTGAAGATCGGCGTCATCAACGCCGGCGATGGCGCGCACGAGCACCCCAGCCAGGCGCTGCTCGACATGCTGATGATCCGTGACGTGAAAGGGCGTATCGACGGCCTGACCGTCGCGATCGTGGGCGATATCGTCCATTCGCGCGTCGCGCGCAGCAACATCATCGGATTGACGCGCATGGGCGCGAAGGTGCGCGTCGCGGGACCGGCCACGCTCCTGCCCGCGGAAATCGAACGTTACGGCGTGGAGTCGTATTACAACATGGACGAGGCGATCGAGGGGGCGGACGTCATCATGATGTTACGCATCCAGCTCGAGCGGCAGCGCGACGCGCTGTTTCCGAGCAAGCGCGAATACGCGCGCTTTTTCGGCCTGAACAACGAGCGGCTCGCCCGCGCGAAGCCGGACGCGATCATCATGCACCCCGGCCCGATGAACCGCGGCGTCGAGATCGCAAGCGAGGTCGCCGACTCGACGCGCAGCAAGATCCTCGACCAGGTCTCGAACGGTGTCGCGATTCGCATGGCGCTGCTGTACCTCCTCGCGGGACCGTACGGGGACGACGGGGAGGTGGCATGA
- a CDS encoding lysophospholipase, translated as MTTEKTGTFPDAHGVEIFWRRIDAAAPRAALVVCHGLGEHSGRYVELMNELAVAGVSCLAMDHKGHGKSGGKRGHVNAFDEFTYSVRHLVETAHAEYGARKVYLFGHSMGGVIAADYALRFPESIAGLVLEGAAFKIVVTVPRAKELAGRIMSQAWPGLTLGNEIPPEDLSRDPNEVAAYVADPLVHDRISARLYTEIVATAERAMARAGALTMPLLITNGGDDPIVDPEGAREFHGRVSSADKTLTILDGMLHEPLHEIDKARAIAQIRDWILTRA; from the coding sequence ATGACCACCGAAAAAACCGGCACCTTCCCCGACGCGCATGGCGTCGAAATCTTCTGGCGACGCATCGACGCGGCCGCGCCGCGTGCGGCGCTCGTCGTCTGCCACGGCCTTGGCGAGCATTCGGGGCGCTACGTCGAACTCATGAACGAGCTTGCCGTCGCCGGCGTATCGTGCCTGGCGATGGACCACAAGGGACACGGCAAGTCGGGCGGCAAGCGCGGGCACGTCAACGCCTTCGATGAGTTCACGTATAGCGTGCGTCACCTTGTCGAAACGGCCCACGCGGAATATGGCGCGCGAAAGGTCTATTTATTCGGTCACTCGATGGGCGGCGTCATCGCGGCGGATTACGCGCTGCGTTTTCCGGAGTCGATCGCGGGCCTCGTTCTCGAGGGTGCGGCGTTCAAGATCGTCGTCACGGTGCCGCGCGCCAAGGAGTTGGCGGGGCGGATCATGTCGCAGGCCTGGCCGGGGCTGACGCTCGGAAACGAGATCCCGCCCGAAGATCTTTCGCGCGATCCGAACGAGGTCGCGGCCTATGTCGCCGATCCGCTGGTCCATGACCGCATCAGCGCGCGGCTGTATACGGAAATCGTCGCGACCGCGGAACGCGCGATGGCCCGCGCGGGCGCCCTGACCATGCCGCTTCTGATCACCAACGGCGGCGACGATCCGATCGTCGATCCCGAGGGCGCTCGCGAGTTCCACGGGCGCGTTTCGTCCGCGGACAAGACGTTGACGATTCTCGACGGCATGTTGCACGAGCCGTTGCACGAAATCGACAAGGCGCGCGCCATCGCCCAGATCCGCGACTGGATCCTCACGCGGGCGTAG